A stretch of DNA from Rhodococcus sp. NBC_00297:
GGACACCCAGCTCACGGCGGCGCCGACCATCACGCTGCCCGACACGTCGACGACGCTCGAGAACTACAACGGCTCCACGTGCGGCGGCGGCGCCACCGCGTCGTTGCGCGAGGCGTTCGCGCGCTCGTGCAACACCGCCTTCGTGGAACTCGGTATCGACGCCGGCACCCAGAACGTCAAGGACACCGCGTCCGCGTTCGGCATCGGCGAGGCGAACCAGGCCGTGCCGATCCCGGTCGCCGACAGCACCGTCGGGGAGATCCCCGACGACGCCGCCCTCGGTCAGAGCAGCATCGGCCAGCGCGACGTCGCACTGACACCGCTGCAGAACGCCGAGATCGCCGCCACCATCGCGAACGGTGGCGTGCGCATGGCGCCGCACATGGTGGCCCAGCTGCAGGGTCCGGATCTGTCGACCCTCGACACCACCGAGCCCACGTCACTGGGCCAGTCGATCTCTCCCGAGGTCGCGTCCACGCTCACCGATCTGATGGTCGGCTCGGAGAACAACTCCGGCGGCGAGGGCAAGATCGCGGGGGTGCAGATCGCATCCAAGACCGGCACCGCCGAGCACGGCAGCGATCCGCGCAACACCCCTCCGCACGCCTGGTACATCGCGTTCGCGCCGGCACAGGACCCGAAGATCGCCATCGCGGTCATCGTCGAGAACGGTGGTGACCGCGCACTCGCCGCCACCGGTGGGTCCGTCGCGGCACCAGTGGCGAGAGCAGTGCTCGGCGCCGGATTGCAGGGGAGGTGAGCCCCGCATGAGTGGAGGCCTGGGTAACGGAGCAGTGGTCGCCGACCGCTATCGACTGCTCCGACTGATCGCGACCGGTGGAATGGGACAGGTCTGGGAAGCGACGGACAACCGGCTCGATCGCCGCGTCGCCGTCAAGATCCTCAAGCCGGAGTTCTCGGACGACCCCGAGTTCGTCGAACGGTTCCGTGTCGAGGCGCGCACGACCGCGCTGTTGAACCATCCCGGCATCGCCAACATCTACGACTACGGCGAGGTGCGGGACGCCAACGGGCAGTCGCTCGCGTATCTCGTCATGGAGCTCGTCATCGGCGAGCCCCTCAACACGGTGCTCACGCGCATGGGTCGGCTTCCGCTGGTCCACGCACTGGACATGCTCGAGCAGACCGGCCGCGCCCTGCAGGCCGCGCACCGCGCAGGCATCGTCCACCGTGACGTGAAGCCGGGCAACATCATGATCACGCCCGACGGGACGGTGAAGATCACCGACTTCGGCATCGCGAAGGCCGTGGACGCCTCGCCCGTCACGCGGACCGGCATGGTCATGGGCACCGCGCAGTACATCGCCCCCGAACAGGCGCTGGGTCAGGACGCGACGTCTGCGTCCGACGTGTACTCGCTCGGCGTCGTGGGCTACGAGGCCATCAGCGGGACCCGTCCGTTCGTCGGCGACGGCGCGCTGACGGTCGCGATGAAGCACGTGCGGGACGCCGCGCCGCCGCTTCCCGGCGATCTGCCGCAGCCGGTGCGGGAGCTCATCGAGATCACCATGACCAAGGACCCGGCCGCACGGTACGAGAACGGCGGGGAGTTCGCCGACGCGGTCGCTGCCGTGCGCGCCGGCCGGCGCCCGCCCGCCCCGGGCACGGCGTCCGGTACCGGTCGGGTCGCCCCGCCCGTCGGCGCCGTCGGTGGGCCGTCCAGCACCCGCATGATGACCACGTCCGCCACCGGCTACGCCGCCGCGGCAGCGGCCACACCACGATCACCGGAACCTGATCG
This window harbors:
- a CDS encoding penicillin-binding transpeptidase domain-containing protein yields the protein MNTPLRRVAIGVMAMIVVLLANATYVQVIKADDLRTDPRNSRVLLDEYARQRGQISSGGQVLAASVATDDRYKYLRTYPANPAAPSSPAANAPVTGFYSMLYSSTALERSEDAVLNGSDNRLFGKRFFDLLSGRDPRGGNVVTTIDPVMQQVAYDQLTSKGYTGSVVAIEPSTGKILTMVSTPSYDPNELATHDGETSTQAWERLSSDPGEPLVNRAVSQTYPPGSTFKVVVTAAALAAGSTPDTQLTAAPTITLPDTSTTLENYNGSTCGGGATASLREAFARSCNTAFVELGIDAGTQNVKDTASAFGIGEANQAVPIPVADSTVGEIPDDAALGQSSIGQRDVALTPLQNAEIAATIANGGVRMAPHMVAQLQGPDLSTLDTTEPTSLGQSISPEVASTLTDLMVGSENNSGGEGKIAGVQIASKTGTAEHGSDPRNTPPHAWYIAFAPAQDPKIAIAVIVENGGDRALAATGGSVAAPVARAVLGAGLQGR
- a CDS encoding serine/threonine-protein kinase, which codes for MSGGLGNGAVVADRYRLLRLIATGGMGQVWEATDNRLDRRVAVKILKPEFSDDPEFVERFRVEARTTALLNHPGIANIYDYGEVRDANGQSLAYLVMELVIGEPLNTVLTRMGRLPLVHALDMLEQTGRALQAAHRAGIVHRDVKPGNIMITPDGTVKITDFGIAKAVDASPVTRTGMVMGTAQYIAPEQALGQDATSASDVYSLGVVGYEAISGTRPFVGDGALTVAMKHVRDAAPPLPGDLPQPVRELIEITMTKDPAARYENGGEFADAVAAVRAGRRPPAPGTASGTGRVAPPVGAVGGPSSTRMMTTSATGYAAAAAATPRSPEPDRDRESGMTPGQKALAWAAGGLLLLAAVVAFGLFVFTESNGSTPVVTSTTTAAPTTEPTTTTTRPTTTTTEPTTTTTTTTTTTTTTEPTTTTTEPTTTEPTTTTTTTTDGGLFTIPGLGGGNGNGNGDGNPFNYAPGGAR